Proteins co-encoded in one uncultured Draconibacterium sp. genomic window:
- the coaD gene encoding pantetheine-phosphate adenylyltransferase gives MERIAIFPGSFDPFTVGHESIVRRAISMFDKIYVMIGFNANKKSFFPIEKRMKWINQVFKDEPTVEVCLHEGLTVDFCKEVDAKYILRGIRTSSDFEYERAIAQINKKMHPEIESVFLLTLPEHTPVNASIIRDIVSHGGDASMFLPQGLDMSEFKVE, from the coding sequence ATGGAAAGAATAGCCATATTCCCCGGATCTTTTGATCCATTTACAGTAGGACACGAGTCGATTGTTCGACGTGCCATTTCAATGTTCGACAAAATTTATGTCATGATCGGTTTCAATGCCAATAAGAAATCGTTCTTTCCCATTGAAAAAAGAATGAAATGGATCAATCAGGTTTTTAAAGACGAACCAACTGTTGAGGTTTGTTTACACGAAGGATTAACTGTAGATTTCTGTAAAGAAGTGGATGCAAAATACATTCTACGAGGTATACGTACCTCCTCCGATTTTGAATACGAACGCGCCATTGCCCAGATAAATAAAAAGATGCACCCCGAGATTGAATCAGTATTCCTGCTCACATTGCCGGAACATACACCGGTTAATGCAAGCATAATTCGCGATATTGTTTCGCATGGTGGCGATGCAAGCATGTTCCTGCCACAGGGATTGGATATGAGCGAATTCAAAGTTGAATAA
- a CDS encoding glycosyltransferase family 2 protein: MKKVSIIVPCYNESQALPLFYEELKKHLPKSYEYEIILVNDGSNDDTLQIIKNIATANSSVHFVSLSRNFGHQNALKAGFDLATGDCAICLDSDLQHPPGLIPDLLEKWEQGYESVITKRIDHESISFFKKTTSKLFYRLTNRFSEVKLEDGVADFRLLDRIVLNALKNFSENQIFLRAVIQWLGFKQITIEYQAAERVAGTSKYTLRKMLSFALSGISAFSIKPLRFSIYLGLTIAVLAFLYGIYALGVNIFTDRAIPGWTSIVMSVLFIGGLNLLMLGIIGEYLGKMFIENKKRPNYIIAESDLIK; this comes from the coding sequence ATGAAAAAAGTATCGATAATTGTTCCGTGTTACAACGAATCACAGGCGCTACCCCTTTTTTATGAGGAACTGAAAAAGCACCTGCCCAAAAGTTACGAATACGAAATTATTTTGGTTAACGACGGAAGCAATGATGATACATTACAAATTATAAAGAACATTGCAACAGCTAATTCATCTGTACATTTTGTTTCACTTTCAAGGAATTTTGGTCACCAGAATGCTTTAAAAGCAGGTTTTGATCTCGCAACCGGAGATTGTGCTATTTGTTTGGATTCTGATCTGCAACACCCTCCAGGTTTAATCCCTGATTTACTTGAAAAATGGGAACAAGGATACGAATCGGTTATTACAAAAAGAATTGATCATGAATCGATATCATTTTTCAAAAAAACAACTTCAAAGTTATTCTACAGACTCACCAATCGCTTCTCGGAGGTAAAACTCGAAGATGGTGTAGCTGATTTCCGTCTGCTCGACAGGATAGTACTTAACGCATTAAAAAACTTTTCTGAAAACCAGATATTTTTAAGGGCAGTTATACAATGGCTTGGATTTAAACAGATTACTATTGAATACCAGGCTGCGGAGCGAGTTGCAGGTACATCAAAATACACCCTTCGAAAAATGCTCTCTTTTGCTCTCTCAGGAATTTCTGCATTTAGCATTAAACCTCTGCGCTTTTCAATTTACCTCGGATTAACTATAGCAGTTTTAGCATTTTTATATGGCATATATGCATTAGGGGTGAATATTTTTACCGACAGAGCCATTCCTGGCTGGACCTCTATTGTAATGAGTGTACTTTTTATTGGTGGTTTAAACCTGTTAATGCTTGGTATTATTGGTGAGTATTTGGGTAAAATGTTCATCGAAAATAAAAAACGACCAAACTACATTATCGCTGAATCCGATCTGATAAAATAA
- the pyrE gene encoding orotate phosphoribosyltransferase: protein MENIQTEVTKRLLEINTIKIQPDNPFTWASGWKSPIYCDNRKTLSYPDTRAFIRDAFVQLIQEKYPEAEVIAGVATGAIAIGALVADKLGLPFIYVRSKPKGHGLENLIEGDLKPFKKVVVVEDLVSTGISSLKAAEAVNNFGGDVVGMVSIFTYNFPLAKENFEKAGIELTSLSRYQILIDFSLERGDITKDQVESLMEWREDPANWGK from the coding sequence ATGGAAAATATACAAACTGAAGTAACCAAACGATTACTTGAAATTAACACTATAAAGATACAACCAGATAATCCATTTACATGGGCATCGGGTTGGAAATCTCCAATTTATTGCGACAACAGAAAAACGCTTTCTTATCCTGATACCCGCGCGTTCATTCGCGATGCATTTGTACAGCTGATTCAGGAAAAGTACCCGGAAGCAGAAGTAATTGCCGGGGTAGCTACCGGAGCCATTGCAATTGGCGCACTGGTAGCCGATAAATTGGGACTTCCGTTTATTTATGTTCGTTCGAAACCAAAAGGTCACGGACTGGAAAACCTGATTGAAGGCGACCTGAAACCATTCAAAAAGGTTGTTGTTGTTGAAGACCTGGTTTCAACAGGAATCAGTAGTTTGAAAGCAGCCGAAGCCGTTAACAACTTTGGTGGCGATGTTGTAGGAATGGTATCAATTTTCACCTACAATTTCCCGCTTGCAAAAGAAAACTTCGAGAAAGCAGGTATCGAGCTTACTTCGTTGAGTCGTTACCAGATTCTGATCGACTTTTCGCTGGAAAGAGGCGATATTACAAAAGATCAGGTAGAGTCGTTGATGGAATGGCGCGAAGACCCTGCAAACTGGGGAAAATAA
- the ftsH gene encoding ATP-dependent zinc metalloprotease FtsH produces the protein MTDKQNTKKDQNNLNNPFGKLNPKNNGKPPKFNAYWIYGIIAVVFLIVQYYISTSKGPVDTSWPEVKQMLQNGDVKRIVVVNEKIARIYLKKDRIKNYESQFEGKFSKPSDAGPHFKLNTGPIEKFAEDLTVAQENQQDKVFPVYEDEQNWARDIIWSIGPFVLIILLWWWIFRRMSRGGAGGGGAGGIFNVGKSQAKVFDKDQKVSTNFKDVAGLAEAKQEVEEIVEFLKSPAKYTKLGGKIPKGALLVGPPGTGKTLLAKAVAGEANVPFFSMSGSDFVEMFVGVGASRVRDLFKQAKEKAPCIVFIDEIDAIGRARGKNPNMGSNDERENTLNQLLTEMDGFDTNSGVIILAATNRADILDRALMRAGRFDRQIHVELPDLNERGEIFNVHLRPLKLSEEVKVDFLAKQTPGFSGADIANVCNEAALIAARRNRNAIVKQDFLDAVDRIIGGLEKKNKIISQEEKNTIAFHEAGHATISWLLEYAHPLVKVTIVPRGKALGAAWYLPEERSITTKEQLLDEMASALGGRAAEEIIFGKISSGAQNDLEKVTKQAYAMVSIFGMSEKVGNISFYDSTGQSDYSFTKPYSEKTAELIDEEVKILIDGQYKRAKQVLQENKEGHAKLAKLLLEREVIFSEDLEEIFGKRPWDKKHVISENGNEEQKPVAELKENKETKTEENNEKETTTE, from the coding sequence ATGACAGATAAACAGAATACCAAAAAAGATCAGAACAATCTGAACAACCCTTTTGGGAAGCTTAATCCCAAAAATAACGGAAAACCGCCCAAATTCAATGCCTATTGGATTTACGGGATTATAGCTGTTGTTTTTCTTATTGTACAATACTACATCAGCACCAGCAAAGGTCCTGTTGACACATCGTGGCCCGAAGTAAAACAAATGTTGCAAAACGGCGATGTTAAACGTATTGTAGTAGTTAATGAAAAAATTGCCCGGATTTATTTGAAAAAAGACCGGATAAAAAATTATGAATCGCAGTTTGAAGGCAAATTCTCAAAGCCATCGGATGCGGGGCCACACTTTAAATTGAACACTGGGCCAATTGAAAAATTTGCCGAAGATCTTACCGTGGCACAGGAAAACCAACAAGACAAAGTTTTCCCGGTTTACGAAGATGAGCAGAACTGGGCACGCGATATTATTTGGTCTATCGGGCCTTTTGTTCTGATAATATTACTGTGGTGGTGGATTTTCCGTAGAATGAGCCGAGGTGGTGCCGGAGGAGGTGGTGCCGGAGGTATTTTCAATGTCGGAAAATCTCAGGCCAAAGTTTTTGATAAAGACCAAAAAGTATCGACAAACTTTAAAGATGTTGCCGGACTGGCAGAAGCCAAACAGGAGGTAGAAGAAATTGTAGAATTTCTGAAAAGTCCGGCAAAATATACCAAGCTCGGGGGTAAGATTCCGAAAGGTGCACTTTTGGTTGGCCCTCCGGGAACGGGTAAAACACTGCTGGCAAAAGCTGTTGCCGGCGAAGCAAACGTTCCGTTTTTCAGCATGTCGGGATCCGACTTTGTAGAAATGTTTGTAGGAGTTGGTGCATCGCGTGTTCGCGACCTGTTTAAGCAAGCCAAAGAAAAAGCACCGTGTATTGTTTTTATCGACGAGATTGACGCCATCGGACGTGCTCGTGGTAAAAACCCAAATATGGGATCGAACGATGAACGCGAAAATACGCTGAACCAGCTGCTTACCGAAATGGATGGTTTTGATACCAACAGCGGGGTAATTATTCTGGCAGCTACCAACCGCGCCGATATTCTGGACCGTGCATTAATGCGTGCCGGACGTTTCGACCGTCAGATTCATGTTGAATTACCCGACCTGAATGAACGTGGTGAGATTTTCAATGTTCATTTACGTCCGTTAAAATTAAGCGAAGAAGTAAAGGTTGATTTTCTGGCCAAACAAACACCGGGATTCTCGGGTGCCGATATTGCCAATGTTTGTAACGAAGCAGCATTAATTGCCGCCCGCAGAAACAGAAACGCAATTGTTAAGCAAGATTTTCTTGATGCTGTTGACCGTATTATCGGTGGTTTGGAAAAGAAAAATAAGATTATTTCGCAGGAAGAAAAGAATACAATTGCTTTCCACGAAGCAGGTCACGCAACCATTAGTTGGTTGCTGGAATATGCACATCCGCTGGTTAAGGTAACTATTGTTCCGCGAGGGAAAGCGCTGGGAGCCGCCTGGTATTTGCCCGAAGAACGATCGATTACCACAAAAGAACAGTTGCTGGATGAAATGGCGTCGGCATTGGGCGGACGTGCAGCAGAAGAAATTATATTTGGTAAAATTTCGTCGGGAGCACAAAACGATCTGGAGAAAGTTACCAAACAGGCTTATGCAATGGTGAGCATTTTTGGGATGAGTGAAAAAGTTGGAAACATCAGCTTTTACGACTCAACTGGTCAGTCGGACTATTCGTTCACCAAACCATACAGCGAAAAAACGGCAGAACTGATTGACGAAGAAGTAAAAATTCTGATTGACGGCCAATACAAACGTGCGAAACAGGTACTACAAGAAAACAAAGAAGGGCACGCTAAGTTAGCGAAACTACTGCTTGAGCGGGAAGTAATTTTCAGCGAAGACCTGGAAGAGATATTTGGCAAACGCCCATGGGATAAAAAACACGTAATCTCAGAAAACGGCAATGAAGAGCAGAAACCAGTAGCCGAACTGAAAGAAAATAAAGAAACAAAGACTGAAGAAAATAACGAAAAGGAAACAACAACAGAATAA
- the rsfS gene encoding ribosome silencing factor, whose product MNKAEGSKALIKAILEGIHRIKGKDIIHVDLESIDHTECGHFIICHGTSSTHVDSIAHTVEQTVKEITGEDVWHRDGYRNALWILLDYGDVMVHVFQEEARRFYNLEGLWADAKITKIKEED is encoded by the coding sequence ATGAATAAAGCAGAAGGATCAAAGGCTTTAATAAAAGCAATTCTTGAAGGTATACATCGGATAAAAGGGAAAGATATTATACACGTTGATTTGGAAAGTATCGACCATACTGAATGCGGACATTTTATCATATGCCACGGAACCTCCTCAACTCATGTTGATTCAATTGCACACACGGTAGAGCAAACGGTTAAAGAAATTACCGGCGAAGATGTTTGGCATCGCGACGGCTACCGAAATGCACTTTGGATATTACTGGATTACGGAGATGTAATGGTACATGTGTTCCAGGAAGAAGCACGCCGGTTTTATAACCTCGAAGGACTTTGGGCTGATGCAAAAATTACTAAAATCAAAGAAGAAGATTAA
- a CDS encoding redoxin domain-containing protein, translating into MNNSIRFLIILITALSFSLNGRATSIRCTNPEYANEQLTFYTYADPISNNNKVAFTIDFNSEGTGETSIQISEPLFTFSEFGIYRGLLLLEPGKNIDLKLPPLKRKSFADQKNPYFQPIAFWIYTNNGEMLNDKISRFEQKLNELTDKDFNALYFQQSEAAFNRLKSGIDKAFPEKGSESFELHKKLRLQLMEADIFRMSPEDYSAVFQSISPEFWEHQSFKTLFDKTFDKQLSFSAKAIGGAKVSAAVASENINALLDFIAKKYKLSGTMADLVLLKMLHDGFYSKEFPVKAIKNMIASKHFTSNPERKIREAANNIATKISFMEKGSEAPAICLSDLNGKKICTNDSQEKFKYIVFADVETVVCQEHLKYLSRLNQLFNKNLDIFVVLRNTDRAGIESFFSENKVPATVLIDSENKAIAEYKVRSFPQCFLLNEKHRVVFDDAKAPLNGFEQQFGTWLRNELFMRQRNQSR; encoded by the coding sequence ATGAACAATAGCATACGTTTCTTAATAATCCTCATCACTGCATTGAGCTTTTCGTTAAATGGAAGGGCAACCAGTATTCGTTGTACTAATCCTGAGTATGCCAACGAACAGCTTACTTTTTATACCTATGCCGACCCTATTTCGAACAACAACAAAGTAGCTTTCACTATAGATTTTAACAGCGAAGGAACTGGCGAGACTTCCATACAAATTAGTGAGCCGCTTTTTACCTTTTCCGAATTTGGCATTTACCGCGGATTGCTGTTGCTGGAGCCGGGAAAGAATATCGATTTAAAACTTCCTCCCCTAAAAAGGAAATCGTTTGCCGACCAAAAAAACCCCTACTTTCAGCCAATTGCGTTTTGGATTTATACCAACAACGGCGAAATGCTTAACGACAAGATCAGCCGCTTTGAGCAGAAACTAAACGAATTGACCGATAAAGATTTTAATGCCTTATATTTTCAACAATCCGAAGCTGCATTTAACCGACTAAAAAGCGGTATCGACAAGGCTTTTCCTGAAAAAGGCTCGGAGAGTTTCGAGTTGCACAAAAAATTACGTTTACAGCTCATGGAAGCTGATATTTTTAGAATGAGCCCTGAAGATTATTCCGCTGTTTTCCAGTCAATTTCGCCTGAATTCTGGGAACATCAATCGTTTAAAACCTTATTCGATAAAACCTTCGACAAACAACTGAGCTTTTCGGCAAAAGCCATTGGCGGAGCAAAAGTATCGGCTGCAGTTGCCAGCGAAAACATAAACGCTTTGCTTGATTTTATTGCGAAGAAATATAAGCTTTCGGGAACCATGGCCGATTTGGTGTTATTAAAAATGCTGCACGATGGTTTTTATTCCAAAGAATTTCCGGTGAAAGCCATTAAAAACATGATTGCCAGCAAACATTTCACAAGCAATCCGGAAAGAAAAATACGTGAGGCAGCAAATAATATCGCTACCAAAATCTCTTTTATGGAAAAAGGAAGCGAAGCACCGGCCATTTGTTTAAGCGACCTTAACGGCAAAAAGATTTGTACGAACGACAGCCAGGAAAAATTTAAATACATTGTTTTTGCTGATGTTGAAACTGTTGTTTGCCAGGAACACTTAAAATACCTGAGCCGCCTGAACCAACTGTTTAATAAAAACCTTGATATTTTTGTGGTGTTACGAAACACCGACAGAGCAGGAATCGAGAGTTTTTTTAGCGAAAATAAGGTGCCGGCAACCGTGTTAATCGACAGTGAAAATAAAGCTATTGCGGAATATAAAGTCCGGTCGTTCCCTCAATGTTTTTTGCTAAACGAAAAACACCGGGTAGTTTTTGACGATGCCAAAGCACCGCTAAACGGTTTCGAGCAACAATTTGGCACATGGCTGCGCAACGAACTCTTTATGCGTCAGCGTAATCAGAGCCGGTAA
- a CDS encoding NUDIX domain-containing protein, with translation MQKYKVFLNEKRIGFVPGANITLSKLCRILTENSGIEAIMDWLPDFENSDIRESVVEHPEVEKLFQNFRSAFLQIDAAGGVVKRDGKLLFIFRNGKWDLPKGKIDEGESIETAALREVEEECGITNHSIVKALPSTYHIYKSPYKKTLGQWVFKETYWFEMEYNGSETPVPQQEEGITEVRWVHPNELGEVFGNTYENLKALIELYRL, from the coding sequence ATGCAAAAGTATAAAGTTTTTTTGAATGAAAAGAGGATCGGTTTTGTGCCGGGCGCGAATATAACATTGAGTAAACTATGCCGGATTTTGACCGAAAACAGCGGCATTGAAGCGATAATGGACTGGTTGCCGGATTTTGAAAACAGCGATATACGGGAATCTGTTGTAGAACATCCCGAAGTTGAGAAATTGTTTCAGAATTTCAGATCGGCATTTTTGCAGATTGATGCTGCCGGCGGAGTTGTTAAACGCGACGGAAAATTACTGTTTATTTTCAGAAATGGGAAATGGGATTTGCCGAAAGGAAAAATCGATGAAGGTGAGAGTATCGAAACAGCAGCTTTGCGCGAAGTGGAAGAAGAATGTGGCATTACAAATCATTCCATAGTAAAAGCGCTGCCATCAACCTATCATATTTACAAGTCGCCGTACAAAAAAACACTGGGGCAGTGGGTTTTTAAAGAAACTTATTGGTTTGAAATGGAATACAATGGTTCGGAAACGCCGGTTCCTCAACAGGAAGAGGGAATTACCGAAGTTCGCTGGGTTCATCCAAACGAATTGGGCGAGGTGTTCGGAAATACCTATGAAAATCTAAAAGCACTGATTGAACTTTACCGGCTCTGA
- a CDS encoding biotin--[acetyl-CoA-carboxylase] ligase, producing the protein MFLTDKNIIVFNELDSTNNYANQLVKEKAAQGTVVLAHYQESGRGQVGNFWESERDKNLLFSVILYPGFLEAGKQFYISKAVSLALAELLKEQLNDVKIKWPNDIYVGEKKIAGILIENTVKGITLDSSIVGVGLNVNQERFFSDAPNPVSMKQLLKKDFDIQDILKAFLQKLEYYIEVLREGRLEKVDAEYFRSLFRNEGFHTYRKDGKEFSARIAGIGSFGQLQLEEPDGNVTEYMFKEVEFVV; encoded by the coding sequence ATGTTTTTAACTGACAAAAATATCATTGTATTTAATGAGCTCGATAGTACCAACAACTATGCCAACCAACTGGTAAAAGAAAAGGCGGCTCAGGGTACTGTCGTTTTGGCACATTATCAGGAAAGTGGACGTGGACAGGTTGGTAACTTTTGGGAAAGCGAACGCGACAAGAATTTGCTTTTTAGTGTGATTTTGTACCCCGGTTTTTTGGAAGCTGGGAAGCAGTTTTACATCTCGAAAGCTGTTAGTCTGGCTTTGGCCGAACTACTAAAAGAACAATTAAATGATGTAAAAATTAAGTGGCCCAACGATATTTATGTGGGCGAAAAGAAGATTGCCGGTATTTTAATTGAAAACACAGTGAAGGGGATTACGCTTGATTCATCGATAGTTGGCGTGGGGTTGAATGTAAATCAGGAGCGATTTTTTTCGGATGCACCCAATCCTGTGTCGATGAAACAACTCTTGAAAAAGGATTTTGATATTCAGGATATTTTAAAAGCTTTTTTGCAGAAGCTGGAGTATTATATTGAGGTTTTACGAGAGGGGAGACTCGAAAAAGTTGATGCGGAATATTTTCGATCTTTGTTCAGAAATGAGGGTTTTCACACCTATCGAAAGGACGGCAAAGAGTTTAGCGCCAGAATTGCAGGTATTGGCAGTTTTGGCCAGCTTCAGTTGGAAGAACCTGACGGAAATGTAACCGAATATATGTTTAAAGAGGTGGAGTTTGTTGTTTGA
- a CDS encoding amino acid permease encodes MAKSLVNTNAKFGTLPVFLTALSTILGAILFLRFGWAVGQVGFIGVIGIVALGHIVTIPTAFAVAEIATNQRVQGGGAYYIISRSFGLNIGGAIGIALYLSQAISVAFYVIAFGEAFEPVIKWIGETYNFFIPDRRWISIPTMFLLSALILTKGANVGMKALYVVVAILLTSIAMFFLGDSSIKPEVVNFHSRIPNNLNFFFVFTIIFPAFTGLAAGLGLSGDLKDPKKSIPRGTLWATVVGMLVYVAVAYKFAVSASPEDLVADQLIMSKIAIWGPIIPIGLAAASLSSALGSIMVAPRTLQAIGYDDIFPQGYINRWFAKGRKTDNEPINGSLITIIIAFVFVIIGDVNFVAQIISMFFMVTYSAICLISLLEHFAADPAYRPTFRSSWHLSLIGTLSSLWLMFKMNATYAAVSVVIMAMIYYVIMLNNEENQGLNKLFRGVIFQLSRQLQIMLQRADSEKDKGWRPFGVCISHDTFKRRSAFDIMRWISYKYGFGTYIHFIKGLLNEKNTNESKQVLDRLIQLSAGSNNRVYLDTIISPSYTSAIAQVVQLSGISGKGNNLILFEFSRTDPGNLKEITGNYQIVESAGFDICILNTSYKSFGYKKEIHIWIRPEDYVNANLMILLGYIILGHPEWKKGKIKIFALYPEQNMEEKRKQLMELIKAGRLPISPSNISMVPYESGDRKSKIMKYSADADLTIIGFTTDALKNIEEFSEGYNDLGNILFVSSNRAKAIN; translated from the coding sequence ATGGCAAAATCGCTGGTAAATACTAATGCAAAATTTGGCACCTTGCCGGTTTTTCTAACAGCACTTTCTACCATTCTTGGGGCAATTTTATTTCTGCGTTTTGGTTGGGCCGTCGGGCAAGTTGGGTTTATTGGTGTAATTGGCATTGTAGCTTTGGGGCACATTGTTACAATTCCCACAGCTTTTGCCGTAGCCGAAATTGCCACCAATCAGCGTGTGCAAGGGGGTGGTGCTTACTACATTATAAGCCGCTCATTCGGGTTAAATATTGGAGGAGCCATTGGTATTGCATTATACCTCTCGCAAGCTATTAGTGTAGCTTTTTATGTAATTGCTTTTGGCGAAGCATTTGAGCCGGTAATAAAATGGATTGGTGAAACTTATAATTTTTTCATTCCCGACCGACGTTGGATTTCCATTCCTACAATGTTTTTGCTGTCGGCACTAATCCTCACAAAAGGAGCAAATGTGGGCATGAAAGCGTTGTATGTGGTAGTTGCCATATTATTAACCTCTATCGCCATGTTTTTTTTAGGCGATTCTTCCATAAAACCAGAAGTGGTTAATTTTCACAGCAGAATTCCCAATAACCTGAATTTCTTCTTTGTTTTCACTATTATTTTCCCGGCATTTACAGGACTTGCCGCGGGATTAGGACTATCTGGAGATTTAAAAGATCCTAAAAAATCAATTCCCCGGGGAACCTTATGGGCTACAGTAGTTGGCATGTTGGTGTATGTTGCCGTTGCTTATAAATTTGCAGTTTCAGCATCACCCGAAGATTTGGTAGCCGACCAATTGATTATGAGCAAGATTGCCATTTGGGGGCCAATAATTCCAATTGGGTTGGCAGCTGCATCATTAAGTTCAGCATTAGGATCGATAATGGTTGCACCACGAACCTTACAAGCTATTGGTTACGACGATATTTTTCCACAGGGGTACATAAACCGCTGGTTTGCCAAAGGAAGAAAAACCGATAACGAGCCCATTAACGGATCGCTGATAACCATAATTATTGCATTTGTTTTTGTGATAATTGGCGATGTTAACTTTGTGGCACAAATCATCTCCATGTTTTTTATGGTAACTTACAGCGCCATCTGCCTCATTTCGTTACTGGAGCACTTTGCAGCCGACCCGGCCTACCGCCCAACCTTCCGTTCAAGCTGGCATTTATCGCTTATCGGAACACTTTCATCGTTGTGGTTAATGTTTAAAATGAACGCTACTTATGCAGCTGTTTCAGTAGTAATCATGGCCATGATCTATTACGTTATCATGCTAAACAATGAAGAGAACCAGGGGTTGAACAAACTTTTCCGGGGTGTGATTTTCCAGCTTAGCCGACAGTTGCAAATTATGCTGCAGCGTGCCGACAGCGAAAAAGATAAAGGATGGCGACCATTTGGTGTTTGTATTTCGCACGATACTTTTAAACGCCGCTCGGCATTCGATATCATGCGCTGGATTTCATACAAATATGGCTTTGGAACATACATCCACTTTATAAAAGGACTATTAAACGAGAAAAATACGAATGAATCGAAACAAGTGCTCGACCGTTTGATACAGCTTTCAGCAGGAAGCAACAACCGTGTTTATCTGGATACTATAATCTCGCCGTCGTACACCTCTGCTATTGCACAGGTAGTACAACTTTCAGGAATATCGGGCAAGGGAAATAACCTTATTCTGTTTGAGTTCTCGCGCACCGATCCAGGCAATCTGAAAGAAATTACCGGTAACTATCAAATTGTAGAATCGGCCGGTTTCGACATTTGTATCTTGAATACCTCGTACAAAAGTTTTGGGTATAAAAAAGAGATCCATATTTGGATTCGCCCCGAAGATTATGTGAACGCGAATCTAATGATATTACTAGGGTACATCATTTTAGGGCACCCGGAATGGAAAAAGGGCAAGATTAAAATATTTGCGCTTTACCCCGAACAAAACATGGAAGAAAAACGCAAACAATTGATGGAGTTAATAAAAGCTGGCCGGTTGCCAATCAGTCCGTCGAATATCTCAATGGTGCCCTACGAATCGGGCGACCGCAAAAGTAAAATAATGAAATACTCAGCCGACGCCGACCTTACCATCATTGGTTTTACCACCGATGCATTGAAAAATATTGAAGAATTCAGCGAAGGCTATAACGATCTGGGCAACATCCTGTTTGTAAGCTCAAACCGGGCAAAAGCAATAAACTAG